In one Oryza glaberrima chromosome 2, OglaRS2, whole genome shotgun sequence genomic region, the following are encoded:
- the LOC127764002 gene encoding U-box domain-containing protein 4, with product MAAAASASSPVEFLLRRPAPRRRRLPLAGAFFAPTGLAGATLLRAVASLAASLVAGARPPSQRRNVDALARRLALLSAILESILLDTAAAGAFSDAANLCFRELYVVLFRAELLVSYVASAGRAWALLRSPHLAASFRDLDAELAVVLDVLPAASLRLSHDATGLLDLLRAHCRCRAPAQYHDPDEAALRERLMDALRQFDLGQPPDHPSLQSLLADMGIYTAASCRAEIDYLEEQILSQEEDTDLPLVGSVLALLRYCLFAVFDPSNAKALRDWPLSGNRQRLLSIGGGDDTSFSVPKEFSCPISLDLMRDPVVASTGQTYDRPSIIQWIEEGHSTCPNSGQTLADHRLVPNRALRSLISQWCGVYGLQYDSPESNEGMAECVAASCSSRAAMEANKATARILVRMLEDGSENVKAVAAKEIRLLAKTGKQNRAFIADLGAIPLLCRLLLSNDWMAQENAVTALLNLSIFEPNKGRIMEQEGCLRLIVGVLQNGWTTEAKENAAATLFSLSVVHNFKKLIMNEPGAVEELASMLTKGTSRGKKDAVMALFNLSTHPESSARMLESCAVVALIQSLRNDTVSEEAAGALALLMKQPSIVHLVGSSETVITSLVGLMRRGTPKGKENAVSALYEICRRGGSALVQRVAKIPGLNTVIQTITLNGTKRAKKKASLIVKMCQRSQMPSAMALGSTLTVVDRSLVGNNTLRRAASFGSGELSNPISISVQVP from the coding sequence atggcggcggcggcgtcggcgtcgtcgccggtggagttcctgctgcggcggccggcgccgcggcggcggaggctgccGCTGGCGGGGGCGTTCTTCGCGCCCACGGGGCTCGCGGGGGCCACGCTGCTCCGGGCGgtggcgtcgctcgccgcctcgcTGGTCGCGGGGGCCAGGCCGCCGTCGCAGCGGCGGAACGTCgacgcgctcgcccgccgcctcgcgctgcTGTCCGCGATCCTCGAGTCCATCCTCCTCgacaccgcggcggcgggcgccttCTCCGACGCGGCCAACCTCTGCTTCCGGGAGCTCTACGTCGTGCTCTTCCGCGCCGAGCTGCTCGTCTCCTacgtcgcctccgccggccgcgcgtGGGCGCTGCTACGGAGCCCGcacctcgccgcctccttccgcgacctcgacgccgagctcgccgtcgtcctcgacgTCCTCCCGGCGGCATCACTCCGCCTCTCGCACGACGCCACCGGCCTGCTCGACCTCCTCCGCGCccactgccgctgccgcgcgccCGCGCAATACCATGACCccgacgaggcggcgctccGGGAACGCCTCATGGATGCGCTCCGCCAGTTCGACCTCGGCCAGCCACCTGACCACCCCTCGCTCCAATCGCTCCTCGCCGACATGGGCATCTACACCGCGGCTTCTTGCCGCGCAGAAATCGATTACCTGGAGGAGCAAATCTTGAGCCAAGAAGAGGACACCGACCTGCCGCTCGTCGGCAGCGTCCTCGCCTTGCTCCGCTACTGCCTATTCGCCGTGTTCGACCCTAGCAACGCGAAGGCGCTCCGGGATTGGCCGTTGTCGGGCAACAGGCAGCGGCTTCTCTCgattggcggcggcgatgacacCTCCTTCTCGGTGCCAAAGGAGTTCTCATGCCCAATTTCTCTGGATTTGATGCGTGATCCCGTGGTGGCGTCCACCGGGCAGACGTATGACCGGCCGTCGATCATACAGTGGATCGAGGAGGGCCATTCCACCTGCCCCAACTCCGGCCAAACCCTTGCAGATCACCGGCTTGTGCCGAACCGTGCTCTCCGCAGCTTGATTTCACAGTGGTGTGGGGTGTATGGCTTGCAGTATGATTCGCCCGAGAGCAACGAGGGGATGGCGGAATGTGTTGCTGCATCTTGCAGTAGTCGGGCTGCAATGGAGGCAAACAAGGCCACAGCTAGGATTTTGGTCAGGATGCTGGAGGACGGGTCAGAAAATGTAAAGGCAGTCGCTGCTAAGGAAATTCGGTTGCTGGCAAAGACCGGGAAGCAAAACCGGGCTTTCATCGCCGACTTGGGTGCGATTCCGCTGCTTTGCAGGTTGCTCTTGTCGAATGATTGGATGGCACAAGAGAATGCAGTGACAGCGCTGCTCAATTTGTCAATCTTCGAGCCAAACAAGGGACGGATTATGGAACAGGAAGGCTGCTTGCGGCTTATCGTCGGTGTTCTACAGAATGGATGGACTACAGAGGCGAAGGAGAATGCTGCGGCCACTCTGTTTAGTCTATCAGTGGTCCATAATTTCAAAAAACTGATCATGAATGAGCCTGGGGCTGTTGAGGAGCTGGCTAGTATGCTGACCAAGGGGACATCAAGGGGGAAGAAAGATGCGGTGATGGCACTCTTCAACCTCTCAACACATCCAGAAAGCTCAGCTCGGATGCTCGAGTCATGCGCAGTTGTAGCTTTAATTCAGTCGCTGAGGAATGACACCGTGTCGGAGGAAGCTGCTGGTGCTTTGGCCCTGCTGATGAAGCAACCATCCATCGTGCATCTTGTTGGGAGCTCTGAAACTGTGATCACTAGCCTTGTTGGGTTAATGCGGCGGGGAACTCCAAAAGGTAAGGAAAATGCAGTCTCAGCTTTATATGAGATTTGTCGTCGGGGCGGCTCTGCTTTGGTGCAGAGAGTAGCAAAGATTCCAGGGTTGAACACAGTAATACAGACCATCACCCTCAACGGAACAAAGCGCGCCAAGAAGAAAGCAAGCCTGATTGTCAAGATGTGCCAGAGAAGCCAAATGCCATCAGCAATGGCACTAGGGAGCACATTGACAGTCGTTGATCGTTCATTGGTAGGGAACAACACATTAAGGCGTGCTGCGAGCTTTGGCAGTGGAGAATTGTCAAACCCGATTTCGATATCAGTGCAGGTGCCCTAG